From one Paenibacillus terrae HPL-003 genomic stretch:
- a CDS encoding MBL fold metallo-hydrolase produces the protein MNIGTQILILEVPMESFFGKTTIYPVLLKDEDGLTLIDTGMLGQLEPLRKAIADVGEDISHLKRIILTHQDIDHIGNVHALLDLLPNTALLAHKDDIPYITGDRPFVKLTPERINQMDTAFKQQAEDMIRRLPDLRFAHALEDGEHLPYGGGIQIIHTPGHTPGHISLYAPAQKLLLAADELRVVEGELVGPAESATPDMPLALESLGKLTVLDVEKVLCYHGGFYDQNVQARLQALSQERD, from the coding sequence ATGAATATTGGAACTCAAATTTTGATTTTGGAAGTACCTATGGAATCTTTCTTTGGAAAGACGACGATTTATCCTGTACTGCTCAAGGATGAGGACGGGCTTACACTCATTGATACGGGGATGCTAGGCCAGTTGGAACCATTGCGCAAGGCTATTGCAGATGTGGGAGAGGATATCAGCCATCTGAAGCGAATTATTTTAACGCATCAGGACATTGATCATATCGGAAATGTTCATGCACTGCTAGACTTGCTGCCGAATACCGCTCTATTGGCTCATAAGGATGATATTCCTTATATAACAGGGGATCGGCCGTTTGTGAAGCTGACACCGGAACGAATCAATCAGATGGATACTGCGTTCAAACAGCAGGCTGAGGATATGATTCGCCGCCTGCCGGACTTGCGCTTTGCCCATGCCCTTGAAGACGGTGAGCATCTTCCTTATGGTGGGGGAATACAGATTATCCATACACCTGGTCACACGCCGGGGCATATCAGCTTGTATGCGCCCGCGCAAAAGCTGCTTTTGGCGGCAGACGAGCTACGTGTAGTTGAAGGCGAACTGGTCGGCCCTGCTGAGTCGGCTACACCGGATATGCCACTGGCCTTGGAAAGCCTCGGTAAACTGACTGTATTGGATGTCGAGAAGGTGCTGTGCTACCATGGGGGTTTTTATGATCAAAATGTACAGGCACGTCTACAGGCATTAAGTCAGGAACGAGACTAA
- a CDS encoding DNRLRE domain-containing protein — MFSKRGLILSLHASLADQGLEVGSNSKPTSQWHDLSGKGNHGILNGFRFTKNDGWVGKNTLAQPYALFFNGSSQYIQCAGADTSKPITSVTFEVWIYYIGGNVVLSSGGQLDDTEENDTQGISVKFNPTGELELQIATSTSKAYASLGRLPTNEWYHIVGAYDEITGNLSTFLNGAPQGNVQAQFAEHSQRPNGLFIGKQNTKDSQGFRGYIPVVRMYNVALTMDEIVENYMAGYLLGIGHSDMQVHASVPERQNLTASLQVGISGGVQGKQTIIPTDMADMSSHITVKKPMDVVSNMHINTHVSVTAHYAIHPADHDDVQSAIEVKVADNLAAVLGVNTSGKAAVKARYGILPADNSDVQGRMVVKVSDHLAAVLSVSSSAIVVATYDVKRLMPNDLHSSLNVVQQGLHSRISVQASTTLAAKYDIHAAQKQNLKAAIEVKKPTDIVSSLKVNTQANSNGRYQVRGIEAANLSSSLQIKSIHQIYSSLSVRSHTHLAVKYGIEPLGAGDLTSFLTVTSISELHGSIQVGSHTRIMGHYHIHKSHVIDIYASLEIKKAENLPSFLSIASCTQSTGRYGITSRSYDDLPSAMTVREVSDMASSIGVAPYTWMKGRYDVIEPPTYTTIIYSNKDAFVRESQPRLNYGVEEQMYVGYSPSAQERYRSYVGFDLDTASIPKKNTTIKSAELKVYFDGRNVPLKGIQLIEASREWAEYGVTWQNQPFPFGFNSPDSTYNGINIVQDVGGESGYISFDVTDSIRAWYEGKRPNFGYIFKALDEFENGSIRFFTKEQKSYRPLLDITYYDTRIYSVGRNSIEGGLTTRVSKGSQLKGSLRIKQSYGATVWKGSLFVHNQREILADITVTVPNLNGKVSVRRKDNHSLEAQLVIAVARENSMDSTLWVNRKIVPSNMYVFYRENLASELSVARWAAPFPELPATILVNRKETLGSIRVRRTEHQDISSGMELSIPNILGSITVFQGAVKKSSISVRRSREADLMVEGCILYRQDMPADMNIHNPDFYGRLQIVFSNPLISDLSVRTRVHSGLPSTVTIPHYTSLRSSIAIWPKKDVPSSLTVLSGNLWSSISIPYHQKMDMRSRITVRVKLISDLEIAVGVRSGNLGSNIKVRVDSHTDQPSHLRIRRSHLDNILSELYVKTWEKSELKGRISARKSRESDRWFRISVRLSDQQDWDTELSVRVIEHHDLNSEAGIRRDAAYDKYSHVIVRHSEQTELPADLGIREHSHITGYLIVRRTAQKSLQSGMNVWEKSVVTGSVVIRQHRQNDLHGSMDIWKRSIMKGHISVWQKSLLSGAIQIQIYDDVASSIDVATEYGYCYIM; from the coding sequence ATGTTTAGTAAGAGAGGATTAATCCTTTCCCTTCACGCTTCCCTTGCCGATCAAGGTTTGGAGGTTGGCTCCAACTCAAAACCCACTTCGCAATGGCATGATTTGAGTGGTAAAGGAAATCACGGCATACTGAATGGCTTCCGTTTTACAAAAAATGATGGCTGGGTAGGAAAAAACACCCTCGCCCAGCCCTATGCCCTGTTTTTTAACGGGTCGAGTCAATATATCCAATGCGCAGGCGCGGATACATCTAAGCCGATCACCAGCGTTACCTTTGAAGTTTGGATATATTATATCGGGGGCAACGTTGTTTTGTCCTCCGGGGGACAACTGGACGATACTGAGGAGAACGATACCCAGGGCATCTCAGTCAAGTTTAATCCTACAGGGGAATTGGAGCTTCAGATTGCGACCAGCACGAGCAAAGCGTATGCCAGCTTAGGGAGATTACCCACAAATGAATGGTACCATATTGTTGGCGCATATGACGAAATTACAGGCAATCTATCTACTTTTCTGAATGGCGCTCCTCAGGGAAACGTGCAAGCTCAATTCGCTGAACATAGCCAACGCCCCAATGGACTTTTTATTGGCAAGCAGAATACAAAGGATAGCCAAGGGTTTCGTGGATATATTCCCGTTGTACGGATGTACAATGTTGCGTTAACGATGGATGAAATCGTTGAAAACTATATGGCTGGTTACCTTTTGGGGATAGGTCATTCTGACATGCAGGTTCATGCGAGCGTACCAGAAAGGCAGAATCTCACAGCATCTTTGCAAGTGGGAATTAGCGGGGGAGTTCAAGGGAAGCAGACCATTATTCCTACCGACATGGCTGACATGTCTTCACATATAACAGTTAAAAAGCCTATGGATGTAGTCAGTAATATGCATATTAATACTCATGTTTCCGTAACGGCGCACTATGCGATCCACCCCGCGGATCATGATGATGTGCAGAGTGCTATTGAAGTTAAGGTAGCGGATAATCTCGCAGCCGTGCTGGGTGTTAATACATCAGGGAAAGCAGCAGTAAAGGCTCGCTACGGTATCCTCCCTGCGGATAACAGCGATGTTCAAGGTAGGATGGTAGTTAAGGTATCCGATCATCTCGCTGCTGTGCTGAGTGTTAGTTCATCAGCTATAGTAGTAGCCACATACGATGTGAAGCGGCTCATGCCAAATGATTTGCACTCCAGCCTGAATGTTGTGCAGCAGGGATTACATTCCCGGATATCGGTTCAAGCAAGTACTACCTTAGCCGCCAAATACGATATTCATGCTGCTCAGAAGCAAAATCTCAAGGCTGCGATAGAGGTCAAAAAGCCTACTGATATCGTCAGCAGCCTAAAGGTAAACACCCAGGCAAACAGCAACGGAAGATATCAGGTACGGGGAATTGAGGCTGCTAATCTCAGCTCCAGCCTGCAAATTAAGTCTATTCATCAAATATATTCATCATTGTCTGTACGTAGCCATACTCACCTAGCCGTGAAATATGGTATAGAGCCTCTTGGGGCAGGAGACTTAACCTCCTTTCTAACGGTAACAAGTATATCTGAACTACACGGTAGCATTCAGGTAGGCAGCCATACCCGAATCATGGGGCACTACCATATTCATAAAAGCCATGTTATAGATATATATGCTAGTCTGGAAATTAAGAAAGCGGAGAATCTACCTTCATTCTTGTCTATTGCATCCTGTACCCAGTCTACCGGCAGATACGGGATAACTTCTCGGAGTTATGATGATCTTCCGTCTGCAATGACGGTTCGGGAAGTTTCGGATATGGCTTCATCCATAGGAGTTGCACCCTATACCTGGATGAAAGGCAGATATGATGTTATCGAGCCTCCAACGTACACGACGATTATTTATTCTAATAAAGATGCTTTTGTTCGTGAGTCTCAGCCCAGATTAAACTATGGTGTTGAGGAACAGATGTATGTCGGATATTCTCCCTCGGCTCAGGAGAGATACAGATCTTATGTTGGTTTTGATTTGGATACAGCTTCTATTCCCAAGAAAAATACAACGATTAAATCTGCCGAGCTCAAAGTGTATTTTGATGGTCGCAACGTACCCTTGAAGGGGATACAGCTCATTGAAGCATCCAGGGAATGGGCAGAATATGGAGTCACCTGGCAAAACCAACCGTTTCCGTTTGGCTTTAACAGCCCGGATTCAACCTATAACGGTATAAACATCGTTCAAGATGTAGGTGGAGAATCAGGGTACATTTCTTTTGATGTGACGGATTCCATTCGTGCATGGTATGAAGGAAAAAGGCCGAATTTTGGATATATCTTTAAAGCTCTGGATGAATTTGAAAATGGAAGTATCCGTTTTTTTACCAAGGAGCAAAAATCTTACCGTCCTTTATTGGATATTACCTACTATGATACTCGTATCTATAGTGTGGGCAGGAACAGTATAGAAGGTGGTCTTACCACTCGTGTAAGCAAGGGGTCGCAGCTTAAAGGTTCGTTACGCATTAAACAGTCCTATGGAGCAACGGTTTGGAAGGGAAGTTTGTTCGTCCATAACCAAAGGGAGATCCTAGCCGATATCACAGTGACGGTACCTAACCTAAACGGTAAGGTGTCCGTAAGGCGCAAGGATAATCATTCTTTGGAAGCTCAGCTTGTTATTGCTGTTGCACGTGAAAATTCAATGGACAGCACCCTATGGGTGAATAGAAAAATAGTACCTTCAAACATGTATGTCTTTTACAGGGAGAACCTTGCTTCCGAACTGAGCGTTGCCCGCTGGGCAGCTCCGTTTCCCGAGCTTCCGGCGACAATTCTTGTCAATCGAAAGGAAACGCTTGGGTCGATCCGTGTAAGAAGGACAGAGCATCAGGATATCTCTTCTGGTATGGAGCTGAGTATCCCTAATATATTAGGGAGCATAACCGTCTTTCAGGGAGCAGTAAAGAAAAGCTCTATTTCAGTCCGTAGATCTCGTGAAGCGGATCTGATGGTGGAGGGATGTATACTTTATAGGCAAGATATGCCTGCGGATATGAATATCCACAATCCTGATTTTTACGGCAGGCTTCAAATTGTGTTTAGTAATCCGCTCATATCCGATTTGTCTGTAAGAACAAGAGTGCATTCCGGGCTACCTTCAACGGTCACAATACCGCATTATACTTCTTTGAGATCAAGTATAGCGATCTGGCCGAAAAAAGATGTGCCTTCAAGCCTCACCGTACTTTCGGGAAATTTATGGAGCTCGATATCCATCCCGTACCATCAAAAAATGGATATGCGGTCACGGATTACAGTGCGAGTTAAGCTCATTTCTGATCTGGAAATTGCAGTAGGAGTAAGATCTGGCAATTTAGGCTCCAACATAAAGGTTCGAGTGGACAGCCATACGGATCAGCCTTCTCATCTGCGAATCAGACGTAGTCATTTGGATAATATTTTAAGTGAGCTTTACGTAAAAACTTGGGAGAAATCTGAACTTAAAGGCAGGATCAGTGCACGGAAAAGTCGTGAATCTGATCGATGGTTTCGAATCTCGGTGCGTCTTTCCGATCAGCAGGATTGGGATACCGAGCTATCGGTTCGTGTTATAGAACACCATGATCTGAATTCTGAAGCGGGGATTAGACGGGACGCAGCATATGATAAATACAGTCACGTTATCGTTCGACATTCAGAGCAAACAGAGCTGCCAGCAGACTTAGGAATTCGGGAGCATAGTCATATCACAGGCTATCTTATTGTGAGAAGGACAGCACAGAAAAGCTTACAAAGTGGTATGAATGTGTGGGAGAAATCCGTTGTCACTGGCTCAGTGGTGATCAGACAGCATCGACAAAATGATCTTCACGGCTCCATGGATATTTGGAAAAGATCTATAATGAAAGGTCATATTTCCGTATGGCAAAAATCCTTGCTATCTGGAGCTATACAGATTCAGATTTATGACGATGTAGCGTCAAGTATAGATGTGGCTACCGAATATGGATACTGCTATATCATGTAA
- a CDS encoding sigma-70 family RNA polymerase sigma factor — protein sequence MNELLSDTYIQLRKPAVKDMHNIKLICACKEDKNLLGEFLQENRKFMFSIIMRYKGSIEELKMKFKVTEDDLYQHACIGLLTALKDFDIHRGIKFTTYVVRPILWEVNQLLYSNSQEVRLSRGAIDMIRKMVEIEDTLGYRPSEQKMAKLLQVPIERYREVAQFSDAMEHFDSIDNFEATDNSQNNMDEHVINKVYVQQLLCSSLFTEHEKTVMHLIMKGANNSQISEILHVYPMTISRTLARIRKKIDKHKQDTENIQIEAQSKYREEINLIVEMSKEHKQVLNVTDITDVLKISGYDISKYSKRVLYYIRKKAKLAI from the coding sequence GTGAACGAATTGCTCAGTGATACGTATATACAATTAAGAAAACCTGCTGTGAAGGATATGCATAATATAAAGCTGATCTGTGCGTGTAAAGAGGACAAAAACCTTCTTGGGGAATTTCTTCAAGAGAATCGGAAATTTATGTTTTCGATTATTATGCGATATAAGGGAAGTATAGAAGAGCTAAAAATGAAATTCAAGGTTACTGAAGATGACTTATACCAACATGCATGTATAGGATTACTAACGGCACTCAAGGATTTTGATATTCATAGAGGAATTAAATTTACTACGTATGTAGTAAGGCCAATTTTATGGGAGGTTAATCAGTTATTATATAGCAACTCTCAAGAGGTAAGACTTAGTCGAGGAGCTATTGATATGATCCGAAAGATGGTAGAAATAGAAGATACACTAGGCTACAGGCCAAGTGAGCAAAAAATGGCAAAGTTACTTCAAGTTCCTATAGAACGTTACAGAGAAGTTGCCCAATTCAGTGATGCAATGGAACATTTTGATTCAATAGATAACTTTGAAGCTACAGACAACTCACAAAATAACATGGATGAACATGTTATTAATAAGGTTTATGTTCAACAACTGTTATGTAGTTCTCTGTTTACAGAACATGAAAAAACGGTGATGCACTTAATTATGAAAGGAGCTAATAACTCCCAGATATCTGAAATACTCCACGTATACCCCATGACAATCAGCAGGACGCTAGCACGCATCAGGAAAAAAATAGACAAACACAAACAGGATACTGAGAATATCCAAATTGAAGCTCAATCAAAATACAGAGAAGAAATTAACTTAATTGTAGAGATGAGTAAAGAACATAAACAAGTCTTGAATGTTACAGACATTACAGATGTACTTAAAATATCCGGCTATGATATTTCAAAGTATTCAAAACGTGTTCTTTACTATATCCGCAAAAAAGCAAAATTAGCTATATAA
- a CDS encoding cell adhesion protein, with protein sequence MGIYKKWSGLIFDDTFQSGEIHSRYQLSPTTACTLDTGLQQLIMSHTEQETMLLIDAPKDEPTLLLEVTADYVPIAYGDEGGIVIWQDGYHRLEFLESRDTTTREYSRWRAEKKGNRWTFYANRGLGWELFDSADLVAEKIGILLKNPQRDEYENLGLDRLVLCKSNKITLGNLPEGYSVFLCDPDGYTVASSKVEPTWTGVQLELPTVPFSGMLRVYDENGVLLSSLGAMDMYGGDLYLYGTDLRVLWKDKELSLSGETYLGTMYDNTIQVQLELYNPSKNKQAEQITMGILKYLEEFGYEWADLSHDDGSDHPQGDYMQQLPMGTLPPEGRMKFWMKVERKNEHFGIKPLHFILDITHI encoded by the coding sequence ATGGGGATCTACAAGAAATGGAGTGGATTGATTTTTGATGACACATTTCAAAGTGGAGAAATCCACTCCCGCTACCAATTATCTCCGACAACGGCTTGTACCCTGGATACAGGCTTGCAGCAGTTAATCATGTCGCACACAGAACAGGAAACCATGCTTTTGATTGATGCACCTAAGGATGAGCCTACCCTGCTGTTAGAAGTGACTGCTGACTATGTTCCTATTGCATACGGCGACGAGGGCGGGATTGTCATCTGGCAGGATGGCTACCATCGGCTGGAATTCCTGGAGAGTAGGGACACGACAACTCGGGAGTATAGTCGATGGCGGGCAGAGAAGAAGGGAAACCGATGGACCTTTTATGCCAATCGCGGATTGGGGTGGGAGCTATTTGACTCGGCTGATCTGGTAGCTGAAAAAATAGGTATCCTCTTAAAAAATCCGCAACGTGATGAATACGAGAACCTCGGTTTAGACAGGCTTGTGCTATGCAAAAGCAACAAAATAACGCTGGGAAATTTGCCGGAGGGCTATTCCGTATTTTTATGCGATCCCGATGGATATACCGTCGCTTCCTCCAAAGTAGAGCCTACGTGGACAGGGGTGCAGTTGGAGCTTCCGACGGTGCCCTTTAGCGGAATGCTGAGAGTCTATGATGAAAATGGAGTTCTTTTATCCAGCCTTGGCGCTATGGATATGTACGGTGGTGATTTGTATCTGTATGGTACTGATCTTCGTGTGCTGTGGAAAGATAAAGAGCTTAGCTTAAGCGGGGAAACCTATCTGGGCACGATGTATGACAATACCATTCAGGTGCAATTGGAGCTATATAATCCCTCGAAAAATAAGCAGGCTGAGCAAATTACGATGGGGATACTGAAATATCTGGAGGAATTTGGTTATGAGTGGGCGGACTTGAGCCATGATGATGGTTCAGATCATCCGCAAGGAGATTATATGCAGCAGCTCCCTATGGGGACTCTGCCACCCGAAGGCAGGATGAAATTCTGGATGAAGGTAGAGCGCAAAAATGAGCACTTTGGCATCAAGCCTCTTCATTTTATTTTGGATATTACTCATATATAA
- a CDS encoding PKD domain-containing protein, whose protein sequence is MPEDSPWLDMLVNEDQLLRQIVALCSKNGWDMVDEFHKVVYSSRLTKPTIQRFSLPLVNSYVDIPKLAHKDDYYVYLDDELMPSSHYSAEEKKDGGQRITFASGVSGEAAVYYSDLNGSEEFEFVVAKHYILRNVSGHLFGLAMLGSVKEKLHNTGSKIPFAIHRKHADWGTQLEPQSDGIFSWAVQKIEEANLFERHTMYFYQLEKFVNTSRMIVGWEQPADFKRLALDVEIQSSMWGLHEQTQALQWRITHQFPQFYQSPYVASRTRIPQLDRYEQVASMNVKFTNWWQDSKVQLRGYVDGKSAMLVLLADTAPAWERNAVPSIPIYMGDFDVQSNTNSIMNESCMFELNGGEEARKATFFSDSPMVNTGSTMKVWLSGDVAAESDYISLRIAGQELVKLRTTEAQPPVQSRDQAEYLGEFSVYGVDGKNSFDLEVFAASGVDGFSPVSARVWVDLQIYTENAGATAALFAGTAFAKDGLSLENALSQSARFDYDDTDPKRHQDVLMPILKEYPAHPSNGIDSVMVKRTKYGARYQSYYFAWNVPSNRMPPLREDTSGAKHVRAWNNSDMSNAYQYEFNPSRYTEQVHSSRALLIHPEDGTHGTLRNVILLSPLTIMNGDELEAVDEHCTNGEGPKHQTYSYYLTEGISPLTKRAATPYRPAGIGILKSGNLRRPEKRLPISPPPFVVSLTPSHISVHVGEGVELISSYNKHSPILIFNWFASDGANPEGRTVNNARFTFHKEGKYTVTFTVTNELGQIGTASADIDVMK, encoded by the coding sequence ATGCCAGAGGATAGTCCTTGGCTGGACATGCTCGTTAACGAAGACCAGCTGTTGCGTCAGATCGTGGCCCTTTGCTCTAAAAACGGATGGGATATGGTGGATGAATTTCATAAGGTCGTATATTCAAGCAGATTGACCAAACCCACGATTCAGCGCTTCTCTCTTCCACTCGTCAACTCCTATGTAGATATTCCCAAGCTTGCGCATAAGGATGACTACTATGTGTATTTGGATGACGAGCTTATGCCGTCTTCCCATTATTCAGCAGAAGAGAAAAAGGATGGCGGACAACGTATTACCTTCGCGTCGGGAGTTTCAGGAGAGGCCGCTGTTTATTACAGTGATCTGAACGGCTCGGAGGAATTTGAATTTGTTGTAGCCAAGCACTATATTTTGCGAAATGTATCGGGGCATCTTTTTGGCCTGGCTATGCTGGGCAGTGTGAAGGAAAAGCTGCACAATACAGGCTCAAAAATCCCTTTCGCTATTCACAGGAAGCATGCTGATTGGGGAACGCAGCTGGAGCCACAATCTGACGGTATATTCTCTTGGGCTGTCCAAAAGATCGAAGAGGCCAACCTGTTTGAGCGTCATACGATGTATTTTTATCAATTGGAAAAGTTCGTGAATACGAGCAGAATGATTGTGGGCTGGGAACAACCCGCTGATTTCAAGCGGCTTGCTTTGGACGTAGAGATTCAATCCTCCATGTGGGGGCTGCACGAGCAAACCCAAGCGCTTCAATGGAGGATCACGCATCAGTTTCCTCAATTTTATCAATCGCCTTACGTTGCTTCACGGACACGGATTCCACAACTGGATCGTTACGAACAGGTGGCCTCCATGAATGTGAAATTCACCAACTGGTGGCAGGACAGCAAAGTCCAGCTTAGAGGCTACGTGGATGGAAAGTCTGCCATGCTGGTTTTGCTGGCAGATACAGCACCTGCCTGGGAGCGTAATGCAGTACCTTCGATCCCGATCTACATGGGCGACTTTGATGTCCAGAGCAATACAAATTCAATCATGAACGAGAGTTGCATGTTTGAACTGAATGGCGGTGAGGAAGCTCGCAAAGCAACCTTTTTCTCGGATAGTCCTATGGTTAATACCGGATCGACGATGAAGGTGTGGTTATCGGGAGATGTGGCTGCGGAGTCAGACTATATTTCTCTACGTATTGCAGGTCAGGAGTTAGTAAAGCTACGAACCACAGAAGCCCAGCCCCCCGTCCAGTCCAGAGATCAGGCAGAGTACCTTGGAGAGTTCTCCGTATACGGGGTGGATGGTAAAAATTCATTTGATTTGGAAGTGTTCGCTGCTTCCGGAGTTGATGGCTTTAGTCCTGTTTCCGCAAGAGTCTGGGTGGATCTTCAAATCTATACAGAAAACGCGGGGGCTACAGCCGCTCTATTCGCAGGAACTGCCTTTGCGAAAGACGGCTTGAGTTTAGAGAATGCGCTCAGTCAATCGGCCCGGTTTGACTATGATGATACTGATCCCAAACGTCATCAGGATGTGCTTATGCCGATCTTAAAAGAATATCCTGCTCACCCGAGTAACGGTATTGATTCTGTCATGGTCAAGAGAACAAAGTATGGTGCGCGTTATCAATCGTACTATTTTGCCTGGAATGTTCCGTCGAACAGGATGCCTCCCTTGCGGGAGGACACGTCGGGTGCCAAGCACGTCCGAGCCTGGAACAACAGCGATATGAGCAATGCCTATCAATATGAGTTTAATCCATCCCGCTACACGGAGCAGGTCCATTCTTCGAGAGCTTTATTAATACATCCGGAAGATGGTACACACGGAACACTACGAAATGTTATTTTACTGTCGCCCTTAACTATAATGAACGGGGATGAGCTGGAGGCCGTTGATGAACACTGCACCAATGGAGAGGGCCCTAAGCATCAGACATATTCTTATTATCTGACAGAGGGCATATCACCATTGACCAAACGGGCAGCGACACCTTATCGACCAGCAGGCATCGGTATTTTGAAGAGTGGAAATCTTCGCAGGCCGGAAAAACGACTACCTATTTCGCCACCTCCGTTCGTTGTATCCCTAACTCCGTCCCATATTTCTGTCCATGTCGGGGAGGGAGTGGAATTGATTTCTTCCTATAACAAGCATTCACCAATACTTATATTCAACTGGTTTGCTTCAGATGGTGCAAATCCAGAAGGCCGTACGGTGAATAACGCCCGCTTTACTTTTCATAAAGAGGGAAAGTATACCGTTACCTTCACCGTAACGAATGAATTGGGACAGATAGGAACGGCGTCAGCGGACATCGACGTAATGAAGTGA
- a CDS encoding M24 family metallopeptidase, whose protein sequence is MNDKITRLYDELKSQSWDGLLVTDPKHIYYLTGFASEPHERFLGLVLLRDEEPELIVPALDVEAAHAASSVTRISTHTDTDNPYDLLRQRTGTGVKVFALEKEHVSVLRYEQLHTAINAAQYVDLGPLLQDMRVRKTPEEVRRLKHAAQLVEDALRHGLTHVREGVTEVELVAEIEYQMKKIGADGPSFDTTVLSGPKTALPHGVPGTRKLQHGDLLMFDMGVYSDGYASDITRTFAFGKLSAELETIYQTVLRSNEAGIAAIRPGVSCASVDQAARAVVEAAGYGPAFNHRVGHGLGMSVHEYPSVHGGNEDLLHEGFVFTIEPGIYVPSLGGVRIEDDVLVTSDGVEVLTSFPKELTVLG, encoded by the coding sequence ATGAATGATAAAATAACCCGGCTGTATGATGAACTGAAATCACAGTCATGGGACGGATTGCTCGTCACCGATCCCAAGCATATCTACTACCTGACTGGCTTTGCCAGTGAGCCACATGAGCGATTTCTGGGCTTGGTGCTGCTTCGGGACGAGGAACCTGAACTGATCGTGCCTGCACTGGATGTAGAGGCGGCCCACGCCGCTTCTTCCGTGACTCGCATATCCACTCACACAGATACAGACAATCCATATGATCTGCTGCGCCAGCGGACTGGTACCGGAGTGAAGGTGTTCGCGCTGGAAAAGGAACACGTCTCCGTACTCCGCTACGAACAGCTACATACTGCCATTAATGCAGCTCAATATGTGGATCTAGGCCCCCTGCTTCAGGATATGCGCGTAAGAAAAACACCTGAGGAAGTACGGCGTTTGAAACATGCCGCACAGTTGGTGGAGGATGCACTTCGCCACGGCCTGACCCATGTGCGTGAAGGCGTGACAGAAGTCGAGCTGGTAGCCGAAATTGAATACCAGATGAAGAAAATCGGCGCAGATGGCCCGTCCTTTGACACTACGGTGCTATCTGGACCCAAAACAGCGCTGCCTCATGGTGTTCCTGGTACCCGCAAGCTGCAACACGGCGATCTACTCATGTTTGATATGGGCGTATACTCAGATGGTTACGCCTCAGACATTACGCGCACTTTTGCTTTTGGCAAGCTGTCAGCTGAGCTGGAGACGATTTATCAGACGGTACTCCGCTCAAACGAGGCTGGTATTGCCGCCATTCGTCCGGGTGTATCCTGCGCGTCGGTAGACCAGGCAGCACGTGCAGTTGTAGAAGCTGCCGGGTATGGTCCCGCCTTTAACCATCGGGTTGGGCACGGCCTTGGCATGAGCGTTCACGAATATCCGTCTGTGCATGGCGGCAATGAAGACCTCCTTCATGAGGGCTTCGTGTTCACCATAGAACCCGGCATCTACGTGCCAAGCCTCGGCGGTGTGCGGATTGAAGATGACGTTCTGGTCACCTCTGATGGCGTAGAAGTACTGACTTCTTTTCCGAAAGAGCTAACGGTACTGGGATAA
- a CDS encoding sigma-70 family RNA polymerase sigma factor, with translation MITTNVSSFNPDTLNHIFNFILRGVNEEDREDVKQDSIVQILTAIHNGNIKKDISTFSHTVIKRSVVDYYRKKKRKITQFSTTVNFCDGTDEEGSKANYYSVQVNDYGFKLADVKVDYLSNRSRFTKQEQRIINFMLFTEEGMDMKPAEIAHYLDIHKSHACRAVKKLRELYKTEIDK, from the coding sequence ATGATAACGACAAATGTTAGCTCATTTAACCCAGATACCTTAAATCATATTTTTAATTTTATACTTCGTGGTGTTAACGAGGAGGATCGAGAAGATGTGAAGCAGGATTCAATCGTTCAAATTCTGACAGCGATCCACAATGGGAACATAAAAAAGGATATATCTACTTTTTCACATACGGTCATTAAACGTTCTGTGGTTGACTATTATCGTAAAAAAAAACGTAAAATTACACAGTTCAGCACAACCGTTAACTTTTGCGATGGCACAGATGAAGAAGGCTCAAAGGCCAATTATTACTCGGTTCAAGTGAATGATTACGGGTTTAAATTAGCAGACGTGAAAGTAGACTACTTAAGCAACCGTAGCAGATTCACAAAACAGGAGCAACGAATCATAAATTTCATGCTATTCACCGAAGAAGGAATGGATATGAAACCTGCAGAAATCGCCCATTATCTTGATATTCATAAATCTCATGCTTGTCGAGCCGTGAAAAAACTAAGAGAACTCTATAAAACTGAGATTGACAAATAA